A stretch of Henckelia pumila isolate YLH828 chromosome 4, ASM3356847v2, whole genome shotgun sequence DNA encodes these proteins:
- the LOC140866612 gene encoding small ribosomal subunit protein uS8my-like isoform X1, whose product MGRRILNDALRTIVNAEKRGFASTELNPISNVMASFLQIMKYRGYIKDFQVHDPQRVGRITVELLGRVKDCRALTYRQDIKSQDIEKYKTRALPTHQWGYVVITTPNGVLDHEEAIRQNVGGQVLGYFY is encoded by the exons ATGGGAAGAAGAATACTGAACGACGCCTTGAGAACCATCGTTAATGCAGAAAAGAGAGGTTTTGCTTCAACTGAGCTGAACCCCATCTCTAATGTCATGGCTTCTTTTCTTCAAATCATGAAATATAGAG GATACATTAAAGATTTTCAAGTGCATGATCCACAAAGGGTGGGGAGGATAACTGTTGAGCTACTGGGGAGGGTTAAAGATTGTCGGGCTCTCACTTATAGACAAGACATTAAGTCTCAGGACATCGAGAAATACAAAACCCGTGCTCTTCCAACACACCAG TGGGGCTATGTTGTAATCACAACTCCGAATGGAGTCTTGGATCATGAGGAAGCAATTCGACAAAATGTTGGTGGCCAAGTGCTGGGATATTTTTACTAG
- the LOC140866612 gene encoding small ribosomal subunit protein uS8my-like isoform X2 → MGRRILNDALRTIVNAEKRGFASTELNPISNVMASFLQIMKYRGYIKDFQVHDPQRVGRITVELLGRVKDCRALTYRQDIKSQDIEKYKTRALPTHQLFSSPAVGLCCNHNSEWSLGS, encoded by the exons ATGGGAAGAAGAATACTGAACGACGCCTTGAGAACCATCGTTAATGCAGAAAAGAGAGGTTTTGCTTCAACTGAGCTGAACCCCATCTCTAATGTCATGGCTTCTTTTCTTCAAATCATGAAATATAGAG GATACATTAAAGATTTTCAAGTGCATGATCCACAAAGGGTGGGGAGGATAACTGTTGAGCTACTGGGGAGGGTTAAAGATTGTCGGGCTCTCACTTATAGACAAGACATTAAGTCTCAGGACATCGAGAAATACAAAACCCGTGCTCTTCCAACACACCAG TTATTTTCTTCGCCTGCAGTGGGGCTATGTTGTAATCACAACTCCGAATGGAGTCTTGGATCATGA
- the LOC140865786 gene encoding serine/threonine protein phosphatase 2A 55 kDa regulatory subunit B beta isoform-like: protein MTVLLFFVLFYIFFMTVDIISAIEFDKTGDHQATGDRGGRVVLFERTDVKERGGNRRDLEMMDYPIRHPEFRYKTEFQSHDPEFDYLKSLEIEEKINKIRWCQTANGALFLLSTNDKTIKFWKFDHLKSLEIEEKINNFVINFER from the exons ATGACCGtgcttttgttttttgttttgttttatattttttttatgacagTTGACATCATATCCGCGATAGAATTCGACAAAACTGGTGATCATCAGGCTACTGGTGACCGCGGTGGAAGGGTGGTCTTATTTGAAAGGACTGACGTGAAAGAG CGTGGTGGGAATCGTAGAGATTTAGAGATGATGGACTATCCAATTAGACATCCAGAGTTTCGGTACAAAACTGAATTTCAGAGCCATGACCCAGAg tTTGATTATCTCAAGAGTTtggaaattgaagaaaaaatcAATAAGATTCGATGGTGTCAGACAGCTAATGGTGCACTCTTTCTCCTTTCCACGAATGACAAAACTATTAAGTTTTGGAAG TTTGATCATCTCAAGAGTTTGGAAATTGaggaaaaaatcaataattttgtaattaattttgaaCGATAA